The Hevea brasiliensis isolate MT/VB/25A 57/8 chromosome 1, ASM3005281v1, whole genome shotgun sequence genome has a window encoding:
- the LOC131183089 gene encoding uncharacterized protein LOC131183089, with the protein MTTETLIFLFLLFSQTCNGRDTSLCAPSSCGNIHNISYPFRLQTDPNNCGDHRFELSCENNFTVLNLFRGRYYVHSINYDNFTIRLADAGVHQDDCSSFPRFPLPIDYYYYDYGIVPYSYYKYQWTKSEEDKWDKLEEPPMLSQRIIFIKCPNPVYSPLYVDTAPCVLRGFNSSVSALKRHYSYVNIGDMKVSDLKELCSVDMMSLFPVTTKKNMSFIEIHRELAFGFQLSWHNCKHLHDRR; encoded by the exons ATGACTACAGAAACGCTCATCTTTCTTTTCCTGCTTTTCTCCCAAACTTGCAATGGAAGGGATACAAGTCTCTGTGCCCCTTCTTCATGTGGCAATATCCACAACATTAGTTACCCTTTCCGATTACAAACTGATCCAAACAATTGCGGAGACCATAGATTTGAGCTTTCTTGTGAAAATAATTTCACGGTGTTAAATCTATTCCGAGGAAGATACTATGTTCATTCCATTAATTACGATAACTTCACAATCCGACTGGCGGATGCCGGCGTCCATCAAGATGATTGCTCCTCCTTTCCTCGTTTTCCTTTAccaattgattattattattatgattatgGGATTGTTCCATATTCCTATTATAAATACCAATGGACAAAGTCAGAAGAAGACAAATGGGATAAGTTGGAAGAACCTCCCATGTTATCGCAGAGGATTATTTTCATCAAGTGCCCAAATCCAGTGTACTCTCCCCTTTACGTGGACACCGCTCCTTGCGTTTTACGTGGATTCAATTCTTCTGTATCTGCTTTGAAGAGGCACTACTCTTATGTAAATATAGGAGACATGAAGGTATCTGATTTGAAGGAGTTGTGCAGCGTGGACATGATGAGTTTGTTTCCTGTTACGACAAAGAAGAATATGTCCTTTATTGAAATTCACAGGGAACTTGCATTTGGGTTTCAGCTTTCCTGGCACAA TTGTAAACATCTACATGATAGGAGGTAG
- the LOC131169260 gene encoding uncharacterized protein LOC131169260 produces the protein MTTETLIFLFLLFSQTCNGRDTSLCAPSSCGNIHNISYPFRLQTDPNNCGDHRFELSCENNFTVLNLNGGRYYVQAINYDNFTIRLVDAGVHQHDCSSFSRFPLSYYEIVPYSNYKYQWTKSEEDKWAKLGEPPMLSQMIIFIKCPNPVYSPLYVDTAPCVLRGFNSSVSALKRHYSYVNIGDMKASELMESCSVEMMSLFPVTAKKNMSFIEIHRELVFGFQLSWHRYIKCEKCHSCYLDSRNSVRCMYTYRWGEAVGIIYMIGGYLAGISIYGGMLLAARCLCGTPCVMAFIIYKWRRRHLSGYNTIEEFLQSHNNLMPIRNE, from the exons ATGACTACAGAAACGCTCATCTTTCTTTTCCTGCTTTTCTCCCAAACTTGCAATGGAAGGGATACAAGTCTCTGTGCCCCTTCTTCATGTGGCAATATCCACAACATTAGTTACCCTTTCCGATTACAAACTGATCCAAACAATTGCGGAGACCATAGATTTGAGCTTTCTTGTGAAAATAATTTCACTGTGTTAAATTTAAACGGAGGAAGATACTATGTTCAGGCCATCAATTACGATAACTTCACTATCCGATTGGTGGATGCCGGCGTCCATCAACATGATTGCTCCTCCTTTTCTCGTTTTCCTTTATCCTATTATGAGATTGTTCCATATTCCAATTATAAATACCAATGGACAAAGTCAGAAGAAGACAAATGGGCTAAGTTGGGAGAACCTCCCATGTTATCGCAGATGATTATTTTCATCAAGTGCCCAAATCCAGTGTACTCTCCCCTTTACGTGGACACCGCTCCTTGCGTTTTACGTGGATTCAATTCTTCTGTATCTGCTTTGAAGAGGCACTACTCTTATGTAAATATCGGAGACATGAAGGCATCCGAATTGATGGAGTCGTGCAGCGTGGAGATGATGAGTTTGTTTCCAGTTACGGCAAAGAAGAATATGTCCTTTATTGAAATTCACAGGGAACTTGTATTTGGGTTTCAGCTTTCCTGGCACAGGTACATCAAATGTGAAAAGTGTCATAGTTGCTATCTGGACAGCAGAAACAGTGTTCGATGCATGTACACGTACAGGTGGG GTGAAGCAGTTGGAATCATCTACATGATAGGAG GGTATTTGGCAGGCATCTCTATTTATGGCG GAATGCTTCTTGCTGCAAGATGCTTATGTGGGACTCCATGTGTGATGGCATTTATCATTTATAAATGGCGAAGGAGACATTTATCAGGATACAATACCATTGAAGAATTCCTTCAAAGTCACAATAACCTCATGCCAATAAGAAATGAATGA
- the LOC131179134 gene encoding rust resistance kinase Lr10-like, whose translation MAFIIYKWRRRHLSGYNTIEEFLQSHNNLMPIRYSYSDIKKITGGFKEKLGEGGFGSVYKGKLRSGQFAAVKILNKPKDDGQDFINEVATIGKIHHVNVVQLIGFCAERSKQALIYEFMSKGSLNNYIDCHKGSVSLSWEKLYKISLGVAHGIEYLHLGCDMQILHFDIKPHNILLDENFTPKISDFGLAKFYPTKGSIASLTAKRGTLGYMAPEIFYKNIGRVSHKADVYSFGQLVLEVADRGKKVNGFAESLSEVYSPFRVYDQLSSGNLPIEETAEEENIKARKMIITGLWCVQFQPSDRPAMNKVVEMLEGDIESLQMPPRPVLFPADSVTTESNSLAENPSQGNSGNILLSVVGEG comes from the coding sequence ATGGCATTTATCATTTATAAATGGCGAAGGAGACATTTATCAGGATACAATACCATTGAAGAATTCCTTCAGAGTCACAATAACCTCATGCCAATAAGATATTCTTATTCAGACATTAAAAAGATAACAGGAGGTTTCAAGGAAAAGTTGGGAGAAGGAGGCTTTGGTTCTGTGTATAAAGGAAAGCTTCGTAGTGGTCAATTTGCTGCAGTAAAGATATTAAATAAACCCAAAGATGATGGACAAGATTTTATCAATGAAGTCGCTACAATTGGGAAGATTCACCATGTTAATGTGGTACAATTGATTGGTTTTTGTGCTGAGAGATCAAAGCAAGCTCTTATATATGAATTCATGTCTAAAGGATCTCTTAATAATTATATTGATTGTCATAAAGGATCCGTTTCCTTAAGTTGGGAAAAACTATATAAGATATCACTTGGAGTTGCTCATGGCATTGAATATCTACATCTAGGTTGTGACATGCAAATCCTTCATTTTGACATCAAACCTCACAATATTCTTCTTGATGAAAATTTCACTCCAAAGATCTCTGATTTTGGCCTTGCTAAATTTTATCCAACTAAGGGAAGCATTGCATCTCTTACAGCTAAAAGGGGAACATTAGGATATATGGCACCAGAGATATTCTACAAAAACATTGGACGTGTCTCACACAAGGCAGATGTGTATAGTTTTGGACAGTTGGTGTTAGAAGTTGCAGATAGAGGGAAGAAAGTAAATGGATTTGCTGAAAGTTTAAGTGAAGTTTATAGTCCATTTCGGGTTTATGACCAACTCTCTAGTGGAAATTTACCAATAGAAGAGACAGCGGAAGAGGAAAATATAAAAGCTCGGAAAATGATTATAACAGGATTATGGTGCGTACAGTTTCAGCCTTCCGATCGTCCAGCAATGAACAAAGTTGTAGAGATGCTTGAAGGAGATATTGAAAGCCTACAAATGCCTCCTAGGCCTGTTCTAtttcctgcagattcagtgactacAGAATCGAATAGCCTGGCTGAAAATCCAAGTCAAGGGAACTCAGGAAATATTCTGCTCAGTGTGGTGGGGGAAGGCTAA